The following are encoded in a window of Platichthys flesus chromosome 19, fPlaFle2.1, whole genome shotgun sequence genomic DNA:
- the LOC133975391 gene encoding zinc finger and BTB domain-containing protein 26-like — translation MTASVDTFKFHLPNHGDAILSKMNALREDHLFCDVTLLLGGPPATAVRPLQFHGHRVVLAASSDFLRDQFLLHEGRAELSVGVVSSVEVGERLFLSCYTGFLEVPLKELVNYLTTASALQMSKVVEKCAQAVSQYLSPTLAFLNLDMRSEEKEILPPQGGWTIPSSKNQEERDEAQPITSIQEANTEGGGTIVIQSKTRLGQEAKAESQGLREVREKRRGARAKIQSSEDAAFCFSTRETQDGRDIEPVTQAVHENEQSYQVHQMSGVLRCVRHEEALHSSRSPNEKLSAQLQECREQMDSGLFCSSGAHLSKGPRSGDELTEGSDCTSVQRPYLCRRCDRVFQHLESYAGHLKEHRQHLCLVCGEGFSQRSTLSHHIRVHTGVKPLRCPLCHKTFSHKAPLQDHFNLHTGEKPHKCNYCAMHFADKPGLRRHLKEIHSKSSLQNMQEEQEED, via the exons ATGACAGCCTCCGTGGACACTTTCAAGTTTCACCTCCCCAACCACGGGGACGCCATCCTCAGCAAAATGAACGCTCTGAGGGAGGATCACCTcttctgtgatgtcacactccTTCTCGGGGGTCCACCAGCCACCGCCGTCCGGCCTTTGCAATTCCATGGCCACCGAGTGGTGCTTGCGGCGTCCTCAGACTTCCTGCGTGACCAATTCTTGCTCCACGAGGGCCGGGCAGAGCTGAGCGTGGGAGTAGTTTCCAGTGTGGAGGTCGGTGAGAGACTGTTCCTGTCCTGCTACACCGGGTTCCTGGAG GTCCCTCTGAAGGAGCTGGTGAACTACCTCACTACAGCCAGTGCACTTCAGATGAGCAAGGTGGTGGAGAAGTGTGCCCAGGCTGTCTCCCAGTACCTCAGTCCGACTCTGGCTTTCTTGAATCTGGACATGCGATCAGAGGAGAAGGAAATCCTGCCACCACAGGGTGGTTGGACAATCCCCAGTTCCAAAAACCAGGAGGAAAGGGACGAAGCCCAACCCATTACGAGTATCCAGGAAGCGAACACAGAGGGAGGTGGCACGATTGTGATTCAGTCCAAGACGAGGCTCGGCCAAGAAGCGAAGGCGGAAAGTCAAGGACTGAGGGAGGttagagagaagaggaggggggcaAGAGCTAAAATACAGTCATCTGAAGATGCAGCCTTTTGTTTCAGTACCCGGGAGACACAGGATGGGAGAGACATCGAGCCAGTCACCCAGGCTGTTCACGAAAATGAGCAATCCTATCAGGTTCACCAAATGTCAGGTGTCCTGAGATGTGTTCGACATGAAGAGGCGCTGCACAGCTCCCGAAGCCCAAATGAAAAACTCTCTGCTCAACTGCAAGAATGTAGGGAGCAGATGGACTCTGGTTTATTCTGTTCCTCTGGAGCACATCTGTCAAAGGGTCCCAGATCTGGAGATGAGCTGACAGAGGGTTCAGACTGCACGTCAGTCCAGAGGCCCTACCTGTGCAGGAGGTGTGACAGAGTCTTCCAGCACCTGGAAAGCTACGCTGGACACCTGAAGGAGCACAGACAGCACCTGTGTTTGGTCTGTGGGGAAGGCTTCTCCCAGAGGAGCACTCTGTCTCACCACATACGTGTCCACACCGGGGTCAAGCCTCTCAGGTGCCCTCTGTGCCACAAGACATTTTCTCACAAGGCCCCACTGCAAGATCATTTCAACCTGCACACTGGGGAGAAGCCACACAAGTGTAACTACTGTGCAATGCACTTTGCAGACAAGCCAGGCCTCAGGCGCCACCTGAAGGAAATCCATAGCAAGAGTAGCCTGCAGAAcatgcaggaggagcaggaggaggactga